In a single window of the Mauremys reevesii isolate NIE-2019 linkage group 3, ASM1616193v1, whole genome shotgun sequence genome:
- the GINS1 gene encoding DNA replication complex GINS protein PSF1 isoform X2 codes for MFGERAAELVRGLHRAADGHLPAFSEDGIRQVLEEMKALYEQNQADVNEAKSGRSDLIRAIKFRHCSLLRNRRCVVAYLYDRLLRIRALRWEYGSVLPNDLRFHMSAEEVRCLKDHGEFEIDDGTTILLKKNSQHFLPRWKCEQLIRQGVLEHVLS; via the exons atgTTCGGCGAGCGGGCCGCGGAGCTGGTGCGGGGGCTGCACCGCGCCGCCGACGGGCACCTTCCCGCCTTCAGC GAGGATGGAATCCGACAAGTTCTTGAGGAGATGAAAGCTTTATATGAACAGAACCAGGCAGATGT AAATGAGGCTAAATCAGGACGAAGTGACTTGATCCGAGCAATCAAATTTCGTCATTGTTCTCTGCTGCGAAATCGACGATGCGTTGTTGCATACCT GTATGACCGGTTGCTTCGGATCCGAGCCCTCAGGTGGGAGTATGGTAGTGTCTTGCCAAATGACCTCCGATTTCACATGTCTGCTGAAGAA GTTCGGTGTTTAAAGGATCACGGAGAATTTGAGATTGACGATGGTACAACAATTCTGTTGAAGAAGAATAGCCAG CATTTTTTACCACGCTGGAAATGCGAACAGTTAATCAGACAAGGAGTTCTGGAGCATGTTCTGTCATGA
- the GINS1 gene encoding DNA replication complex GINS protein PSF1 isoform X1 → MFGERAAELVRGLHRAADGHLPAFSEDGIRQVLEEMKALYEQNQADVNEAKSGRSDLIRAIKFRHCSLLRNRRCVVAYLYDRLLRIRALRWEYGSVLPNDLRFHMSAEETEWFNQYKKSLATYMRSLGGEEGLDLTQDMKPPKSLYIEVRCLKDHGEFEIDDGTTILLKKNSQHFLPRWKCEQLIRQGVLEHVLS, encoded by the exons atgTTCGGCGAGCGGGCCGCGGAGCTGGTGCGGGGGCTGCACCGCGCCGCCGACGGGCACCTTCCCGCCTTCAGC GAGGATGGAATCCGACAAGTTCTTGAGGAGATGAAAGCTTTATATGAACAGAACCAGGCAGATGT AAATGAGGCTAAATCAGGACGAAGTGACTTGATCCGAGCAATCAAATTTCGTCATTGTTCTCTGCTGCGAAATCGACGATGCGTTGTTGCATACCT GTATGACCGGTTGCTTCGGATCCGAGCCCTCAGGTGGGAGTATGGTAGTGTCTTGCCAAATGACCTCCGATTTCACATGTCTGCTGAAGAA ACGGAGTGGTTCAATCAGTATAAAAAGTCTCTTGCTACCTACATGAGATCCTTAGGAGGAGAGGAAGGGCTGGACCTCACACAGGACATGAAACCTCCCAAAAGCTTATACATCGAA GTTCGGTGTTTAAAGGATCACGGAGAATTTGAGATTGACGATGGTACAACAATTCTGTTGAAGAAGAATAGCCAG CATTTTTTACCACGCTGGAAATGCGAACAGTTAATCAGACAAGGAGTTCTGGAGCATGTTCTGTCATGA